The genomic interval GCTCGAGGAGGTCAAGGGCTCGCGTGCGACGATGCGCGCCGAGCGCGACCGCGCGCACCTGCCGCAGGTCGCCCTGGCCGGCTACACCAACGCGGGCAAGTCGACGCTGCTGAACCGGCTGACCGGGGCGGAGGTCGGCGTCCGCGACCGCCTCTTCCACACCCTCGACCCGACGACCCGCACGACGAAGCTCGGCGGTCGCCCGTACCTCTTCACCGACACCGTCGGGTTCATCCGCAAGCTGCCCCACCAGCTCGTCCAGGCGTTCGGCGCGACGCTCGAGGAGACCGTGCTGGCCGACCTGATCCTCCACGTCGTCGACGGGTCCGTCGAGGAGGAGGAGATGCTCGTCATGCTCGGGGCGGTCGAGGACGTGCTCGAGGAGATCGGGGCCGGGGAGCGCCCGCGCCTGCTCGTGCTGAACAAGGCGGACGCGATGAGCCCCGAGCGGCGCACGGAGCTCGCGCACACCCACCCGGACGCGGTGCTCGTCAGCGCCCGGACCGGCGAGGGCATCGAGGCGCTGACCGAGCGCGTCGCCGAGGAGTTCGAGCGCCGCCTGCGCGACGTCGAGCTGCTGCTGCCCTACAGCGAGGGCGCGCGCCTGGCGGAGCTGCACGAGATCGCCGGGGACCTCGAGCGCGAGGACACCGCCGAGGGCGTGCGCGTCCACGTCCGTCTGCCGGTGACGGTCGCCGAGCGCTACGGCCGCTGGGCCGTGGCGCCGTCCGCATGAGCGACGGCGAGCTGCGGGTCCGCCGGCTCGACCCGCGCGCGCAGCTGCCCTCGCGCGCCCACGACGGGGACGCCGGCTACGACCTGCGGGCGCTCGACGCCGGCACGCTCGCGCCCGGCGAGCGGATGCTCGTGCGGACCGGGATCGCGATCGCGCTGCCTCGCGGCCACGCGGGGCTCGTGCTGCCGCGCAGCGGAACCGCGGTACGCCACGGGATCGCCCTGGTGAACGCGCCCGGCCTCGTCGACGAGGGCTACCGCGGCGAGCTGCAGGTGCTGCTGCTGAACACCGACCGCGTCGCCGCCTGGTCGTGGGAGGCGGGGGACCGGATCGCGCAGCTCGTCGTCACGCGTCCGGCCCTGCCGGAGGTCGTCGAGACCACGGAGCTCGACGACACCGCCCGCGGGGCGGGCGGGTTCGGCTCAAGCGGCCTGCGCTGAGGCGGGCGAACCGCTACGCGGCGGGGACCGCCGTGACGATCACGTTGTCGCGGTAGTGGCCGCTCTGCTGGTCGAACGGGCCGCCGCAGGTGACGAGCACGAGCCGCTTGGGACCGCCGCGGGTGAAGATGCCGGTCGGCAGCGCCTCCTTGCGGACGGTCCGCACACCGGTGACGCGGTAGGTCCGCTCGCGGCGGTCCTCGGTGCGGACCACGATGCGGGTGCCGCGCCGCGCGCTACGCAGCGGGTAGAAGGCGCCCGCCCCGCGCTTGGCGCTGTCCACGTGCCCGGCGATGAGGGTCGTGCCGGTCGCGTCACCGGGGGTCGCCCCGTCCCGCCACCAGCCGACCTTCGAGATGTCCTTCGGCACCGCGAGCGCGCCGCTGCCGGTGTCGATCGTCACCGGGCGCACCGCGGTGTCGACGCCGAGCGTGCGGATCGTGATGTGCGTGGGCTTGGGGAGGCTCTGCGCCGCCTTCCCGGTGACGAGGCGACCGGAGCTCGCGACGCGCGGGTCCCCGCGGCCGGTGAGGATCAGCGGTGCGACGAGCGAGGTCTCGGCCTCCTCGCCGCAGCGGCCCTGCTCGGCGCTCATCAGCGGCGACGACGCGATCTTCTCGCGGTAGCTGTAGAAGCCGGCCTTCGTCACCTTCACCTTCTCGGAGGTGAACGACCCGTCACCGGGGACGTCGACGGTCCCCTTCCAGAACGGGGTGCCCTCGCAGCTGATCTCGCCGCGGGTCTCGAACGGCCCGAACAGCTCGAGCGTGATCTTCGCGGGCGTCTGGCCGAGCCCGGTGACCTTCAGCGTGTCGAAGATCGACGCGCCCGGCTTGACGACCGCGTTCGAGACGGTGGTCACGACCTCGGGCTTGGCCTTCGTGAGCGTCGTCTCGGCCGCCTCGCCGCAGGCGGTCAGGACGCCCTCGTAGGCCTCGGAGGCGACGATCGACTCGCGGTAGGTGTAGAGCCCGGCCCGCGGCAGCGTGACCGGGGCGGTCGTGTAGGTGCCGTCACCGGCGGCGGCGAACTGGCTCGTGTGGATCGGCGTGCCCGTGCACGTCATGTCCTCGCGCCGCTCGTAC from Paraconexibacter algicola carries:
- the hflX gene encoding GTPase HflX, which produces MERSRHGRTQQTQKAGGGAVAGQRAKQRAYCIAALESGDDLSELRELLRTAGVAVVGQTVQHREAPHPNTYLGPGKLEEVKALAKAADANVIVCDDELTARQERNLEEAIGIPIVDRTATILDIFASHANSAEGKLQVELAQLQYNMARMRGLWTHLERLGGVSSGGFATRGPGESQIETDRRLARTRMAALKRRLEEVKGSRATMRAERDRAHLPQVALAGYTNAGKSTLLNRLTGAEVGVRDRLFHTLDPTTRTTKLGGRPYLFTDTVGFIRKLPHQLVQAFGATLEETVLADLILHVVDGSVEEEEMLVMLGAVEDVLEEIGAGERPRLLVLNKADAMSPERRTELAHTHPDAVLVSARTGEGIEALTERVAEEFERRLRDVELLLPYSEGARLAELHEIAGDLEREDTAEGVRVHVRLPVTVAERYGRWAVAPSA
- the dut gene encoding dUTP diphosphatase; amino-acid sequence: MSDGELRVRRLDPRAQLPSRAHDGDAGYDLRALDAGTLAPGERMLVRTGIAIALPRGHAGLVLPRSGTAVRHGIALVNAPGLVDEGYRGELQVLLLNTDRVAAWSWEAGDRIAQLVVTRPALPEVVETTELDDTARGAGGFGSSGLR